One stretch of Aeromicrobium fastidiosum DNA includes these proteins:
- a CDS encoding amidohydrolase: MRTTLTNAVIYTSDPLQPTVDTVVIEGGRFIAVGTHPIIRADDSDVVHDLGGRLVLPGLIDSHVHPTSVANSRWHVRLPWTHDVDELLDFMREYARAHPPEEVPFLYFEYYPSALFADGAPTKELLDSAVSDRPVLCQDFSEHAHWVNSRMLELMGVTASTPDPVPGLEMFARDADGEPTGHLFESVHARFLDTMYDAMGWRPDDKVTTESMSYVLDFLGRHGVTAVFEAVIVDESTVQAVAALDAAGDLHCHYEGGVRFRTSDDLPDAIATVKRYDDLYGSDRVRVRTLKLFLDGTNEVGNSAVLAPQLSSCSHGDGDGAMQMGADELTQCLLTANRADVDVHIHMVGDRAFRAGCDAVEAAKALAVDDSGAWRIQVTFAHCELVDPADMHRPAELGVLINWTTHWSGGYFGEEAIEHLGEERWNRMYAFNAMIDSGATLAYSSDVVTDYELGRANPFFGMQVAHTRVDPEYPLDADRYPGSVRPAADSVLSLERLLEGYTMGGAKQLRIDDRAGSIEVGKAANLVVLDTDLFQAPPTHISDIRPAAVMFEGSVVFGGL; the protein is encoded by the coding sequence ATGCGCACCACGCTGACCAATGCAGTGATCTACACGTCCGATCCGCTGCAGCCGACGGTCGACACCGTCGTGATCGAGGGCGGGCGGTTCATCGCGGTCGGCACGCACCCGATCATCCGGGCGGACGACAGTGACGTCGTGCACGACCTCGGTGGCCGGCTCGTGCTGCCGGGACTGATCGACTCGCACGTCCACCCCACGTCCGTCGCCAACAGCAGGTGGCACGTCCGGCTGCCGTGGACGCACGACGTCGACGAGCTGCTGGACTTCATGCGCGAGTACGCCCGGGCACACCCGCCCGAGGAGGTGCCGTTCCTGTACTTCGAGTACTACCCGAGCGCGCTGTTCGCCGACGGAGCGCCGACCAAGGAGCTGCTCGACAGCGCCGTCAGCGACCGTCCCGTGCTGTGCCAGGACTTCAGCGAGCACGCGCACTGGGTCAACTCGCGGATGCTCGAGCTCATGGGCGTCACGGCGTCGACGCCCGACCCGGTGCCTGGGCTCGAGATGTTCGCGCGCGACGCCGACGGAGAGCCCACGGGGCACCTGTTCGAGAGTGTCCACGCCCGCTTCCTCGACACGATGTACGACGCGATGGGCTGGCGACCCGACGACAAGGTCACGACCGAGTCGATGTCGTACGTGCTCGACTTCCTCGGGCGTCACGGGGTCACCGCGGTCTTCGAGGCCGTCATCGTGGACGAGAGCACGGTGCAGGCCGTCGCAGCTCTCGACGCAGCCGGCGACCTGCACTGCCACTACGAGGGGGGCGTCCGCTTCCGGACGTCCGACGACCTGCCCGACGCCATCGCGACCGTCAAGCGCTACGACGACCTCTACGGCAGCGACCGCGTGCGGGTCAGGACGCTCAAGCTGTTCCTCGACGGCACCAACGAGGTCGGCAACAGCGCCGTCCTCGCGCCGCAGCTCTCGTCGTGCTCGCACGGTGACGGCGACGGGGCCATGCAGATGGGCGCCGACGAGCTGACGCAGTGCCTGCTGACGGCCAACCGGGCCGATGTCGACGTGCACATCCACATGGTCGGCGACCGGGCCTTCCGGGCCGGGTGCGACGCGGTCGAGGCCGCGAAGGCGCTGGCCGTCGACGACTCCGGTGCCTGGCGCATCCAGGTCACCTTCGCCCACTGCGAGCTCGTCGACCCGGCCGACATGCACCGCCCCGCAGAGCTCGGCGTGCTGATCAACTGGACGACGCACTGGTCGGGCGGCTACTTCGGCGAAGAGGCCATCGAGCACCTCGGCGAGGAGCGCTGGAACCGGATGTACGCCTTCAACGCGATGATCGACAGCGGCGCGACGCTGGCCTACTCCAGCGACGTCGTGACCGACTACGAGCTGGGCCGCGCCAACCCGTTCTTCGGCATGCAGGTCGCGCACACCCGCGTCGACCCCGAGTACCCGCTCGACGCCGACCGCTACCCGGGCAGCGTGCGTCCCGCCGCCGACTCGGTGCTGTCGCTGGAGCGCCTGCTCGAGGGATACACCATGGGCGGCGCGAAGCAGCTGCGGATCGACGACCGGGCAGGGTCGATCGAGGTCGGCAAGGCTGCCAACCTGGTCGTCCTCGACACCGATCTGTTCCAGGCGCCGCCCACGCACATCAGCGACATCCGTCCGGCGGCCGTGATGTTCGAGGGATCGGTCGTGTTCGGCGGGCTGTGA
- a CDS encoding DUF222 domain-containing protein, whose protein sequence is MLDDRQVIEQVVVRREALAALEAAEAVDMLDVVDRARAAGEVVSAAQGRRRVDAAVHELSLAMRLPAPTIERRVARARRLRSSMPEVWQAWLDGRISTTHVAAIDRAATRLVHAESVTALDDIAVERVGRLTPGQATRWLDRWVERTEATESARRHERAHADRKVSSRPLGDGMTRLTADVTATDAAAVMQSLTGAAHALPADDGRTIDQARADLFVDALLGREPGGLGFRAVIGITVPLSSLMGFSDVPGELTDRSATIPAHIVRAAMADEQSLLYRLVTDDVGNLMTVTWLGRFAPTRLAQVLEFRDGTSVFPTSTVPARACDTDHSDPWPAETSAANTGPLNRRAHNLKTEGHLRLRQPAPGVFAWTTSTGHTYTRTAEPLPIADWEHHWEHEAAELPADPWADEFTEMVEYLTQPV, encoded by the coding sequence GTGTTGGACGATCGGCAGGTCATCGAGCAGGTGGTCGTGCGTCGCGAGGCGCTCGCCGCGCTCGAGGCCGCCGAAGCCGTCGACATGCTCGACGTCGTCGACCGCGCCCGTGCCGCTGGCGAAGTGGTGAGCGCGGCTCAGGGACGTCGGCGGGTCGATGCGGCGGTGCACGAGCTGTCGCTCGCGATGCGGCTCCCGGCCCCCACGATCGAGCGCCGTGTGGCCCGGGCCCGGCGGTTGCGGTCGAGCATGCCGGAGGTGTGGCAGGCGTGGCTCGATGGACGCATCAGCACCACCCATGTGGCCGCGATCGACCGTGCCGCCACGCGGCTGGTGCATGCCGAGTCCGTGACCGCTTTGGACGACATCGCTGTCGAGCGAGTCGGGCGGTTGACGCCGGGTCAGGCGACCCGCTGGCTGGACCGGTGGGTCGAACGCACCGAAGCCACCGAGTCGGCCCGCCGCCACGAACGCGCGCACGCCGACCGGAAGGTCTCATCCCGGCCGCTGGGCGATGGGATGACCCGCCTGACCGCCGACGTCACCGCCACCGACGCGGCCGCGGTCATGCAGAGCCTGACCGGTGCCGCCCACGCGCTTCCCGCTGACGACGGGCGGACGATCGACCAAGCGCGCGCCGATCTGTTCGTCGACGCGCTATTGGGCCGCGAGCCCGGTGGGCTCGGATTCCGGGCGGTCATCGGCATCACCGTCCCGCTGTCGTCCCTGATGGGATTCAGTGATGTGCCCGGTGAGCTGACCGACCGGTCGGCCACGATTCCGGCGCACATCGTGCGGGCCGCCATGGCCGACGAACAGTCGCTGCTCTACCGGTTGGTCACCGATGATGTCGGCAACCTGATGACCGTCACCTGGCTCGGAAGGTTCGCACCGACCAGGTTGGCGCAGGTACTGGAGTTCCGCGACGGCACATCAGTGTTCCCCACCAGCACCGTCCCAGCCCGGGCCTGCGACACCGACCACAGTGACCCCTGGCCCGCCGAGACGTCCGCCGCGAACACCGGACCGTTGAACCGGCGTGCACATAACCTCAAGACCGAGGGACACCTGAGGCTGCGACAACCCGCGCCCGGGGTCTTCGCATGGACCACCAGCACCGGGCACACCTACACACGCACCGCAGAACCGTTGCCCATCGCAGACTGGGAACACCACTGGGAGCACGAAGCGGCAGAGCTACCCGCCGACCCGTGGGCAGACGAATTCACCGAGATGGTCGAGTACCTGACACAGCCCGTCTAA
- a CDS encoding SDR family oxidoreductase gives MQIENAVVLVTGANRGIGAAFVAELKSRGAAKIYAASRAGDVDVEGVEPLRLDVTDPAQIEAAAAAAGDVQIVINNAGVSTGTSVVSGDLATIKQEMDTNFYGPLLMTRAFAPILRANGGGAVINIVSALSWFTMPGAGAYAASKAAAWSLTDSTRLELAGQGTHVVGVHMGLVDTDMTAGFDAPKVSPSAVAGAALDAVESGLDEVLADDWAKLVKSGLVQGPSERHAQLFAALSAS, from the coding sequence ATGCAGATCGAGAACGCCGTCGTGCTGGTGACCGGAGCCAACAGGGGGATCGGCGCGGCCTTCGTCGCCGAGCTCAAGTCTCGGGGTGCGGCGAAGATCTACGCGGCCTCGCGCGCCGGAGACGTCGACGTCGAGGGGGTCGAGCCCCTCCGGCTCGACGTCACGGACCCGGCCCAGATCGAGGCGGCGGCCGCCGCGGCCGGCGACGTGCAGATCGTGATCAACAACGCCGGCGTCTCGACGGGCACGTCGGTCGTCTCGGGCGACCTCGCGACCATCAAGCAGGAGATGGACACCAACTTCTACGGTCCGCTGCTGATGACCCGCGCCTTCGCCCCCATCCTCCGGGCCAACGGGGGAGGTGCCGTCATCAACATCGTGTCGGCGCTGTCGTGGTTCACGATGCCGGGCGCGGGTGCCTATGCGGCCTCCAAGGCGGCGGCGTGGAGCCTCACCGACAGCACGCGGCTCGAGCTCGCGGGCCAGGGCACGCACGTCGTCGGTGTCCACATGGGTCTCGTCGACACCGACATGACGGCGGGCTTCGACGCGCCGAAGGTCTCTCCGTCAGCAGTGGCCGGTGCTGCGCTCGACGCCGTCGAGTCGGGGCTCGACGAGGTGCTGGCCGACGACTGGGCGAAGCTCGTCAAGTCAGGACTCGTCCAGGGCCCGTCCGAGCGCCACGCCCAGCTGTTCGCAGCCCTCTCGGCGAGTTAG
- a CDS encoding TetR/AcrR family transcriptional regulator: MAGRPRSFDRDAALAAAVEQFWRTGYDKTSVSTLTQAMGVTPPSLYAAFGDKDRLFDEASTLYFERTCEAVDAATDEPTARAAIARTLDDAARAHTDARTPLGCLMLTEPRLAAQREIVRERLARRIARGIDEGDLPASVQPDELASFVVAVMRGMSGCARDGGTADEVRAIARTALAAIPEA, encoded by the coding sequence ATGGCAGGCCGACCGAGGAGCTTCGACCGCGATGCCGCGCTGGCTGCGGCCGTCGAACAGTTCTGGCGCACCGGCTACGACAAGACGTCCGTCTCAACGCTGACGCAGGCGATGGGCGTCACTCCCCCAAGCCTCTACGCGGCGTTCGGCGACAAGGACCGCCTCTTCGACGAGGCGTCGACCCTGTACTTCGAGCGGACGTGCGAGGCCGTCGACGCCGCCACCGACGAGCCGACCGCCCGCGCGGCGATCGCCAGGACGCTCGACGACGCCGCCCGCGCGCACACCGACGCCAGGACGCCGCTGGGCTGCCTGATGCTGACCGAGCCGCGACTAGCGGCGCAGCGCGAGATCGTCCGCGAGCGACTTGCGCGCCGGATCGCGCGGGGCATCGACGAGGGCGACCTCCCGGCCAGCGTCCAGCCCGACGAGCTCGCCTCGTTCGTGGTGGCCGTCATGCGGGGCATGTCGGGGTGCGCCCGCGACGGGGGGACGGCCGACGAGGTCCGCGCGATCGCCCGCACCGCACTGGCAGCCATCCCCGAAGCCTGA